From Constrictibacter sp. MBR-5:
GTGGCGATCACATGGTCGAAGCCGCCAGCCAACGCGTTCACCAGGGGCACGATCGCGTCGCCGTCGGGTACGGCCAGCGCGCCGCCCGGGCAGAAATCGTTCTGCACGTCCGTGACGATCAGAACATCGTCTTGAGCCGGGGTCAGATAGGCAGTCACGGCAGTTCCCCACCTCACTGGCATAGATGAGGACCAAAGCCTATGCCCGAGGGGCGCGCCTTGTCACCGTGGAGGACGGGGCGGCCTCCACGTCGTCGCACAGGGTGCAGTCGATGCCGTGCGCCGATATGGTCCACCCTGTCGCAGTGGCGCTCTCGTATTTCCGCACCGCTTCGGTGATTGCCGCGTCGCGCGCCCCCCCGTCGTCGATGGCATAGGTGGCGAGCGGCAATCGATGCGGCCGGCCGCAGCCGTCGCAGACCTCCCGGTAGAACGTCACGCGATAATGCCGCCGGACCATCTCTCCACCGTCCCTTCGTTTCCTGCGCAGGCGCCCACCCCGACTTACCCGTTCAGGTCAGGACACTGGCGCAGGACCGGCCTCGCTCGGCGTTCCGGCGAGATCGCGCAGCCCCTGCGGGAGAATGAGAACGATCTTTCCCATCTCCTCCGGATCGATCCTCTGCCACAACAGGGTGAACACTGCCCGCACGCCAGTCTCGATGTCCGGGACCGAAAGCTGAGGAAGCTCTCGACAGACGTGCTGCAGGAATGCGTCGACCGACCGCTCGCGTGTCGGGGTTTTTGATGGGCGCCAGCCCTCGTAGTAGAGACCGCGCAGGAGCATCGGCAGTTGCGCCGCCAGATGGACTGCATTCTCTGGCCCGAGCCGGTCGCGCAGCGCGTGCAGGCTCGCGCGCAGGATGCCATAGGCCAGATGCCGGTCGTTGGTACCGACCTGTTCCATCAGTGCCTTGAGCCAGAGGTTCGTCTGCTGAACCGTCGTGTCGAATACCGGGAGCCCTGTGGTGCTCATGACTCATCTCCGTGCCATAGCGTAACGATACTGAGCCGATCAACGTTCCCGCAGCGGCCCGATCCAATCGCTCCGCAATGTCGCGAATGACGCGCTTCTGTTCTACGCGATGGAGATCGACCTGCGGCGCAATGGCGTGGCGGGTACTCAGCCAAGCTCGATGAAGGCTGCGCCTCGCGTTTCATGGCAGATGTGGCCGATATTCGCTCTTCGCGAACTTCCCCAAATCATTACGCACCGACAGCATCTGCGACTTCCTGCTCTTGTATAGACGGCGAGGCTGCGCCTCTTTGCGCTGGATCAAATCGAACCGTCTGTTTACGATTATTTCAGGTTCATGGGGATGAACCGGTGCAGCATGCGGTTCGAGTGAAAGCGTGACCAACCGAACCGGAGTGGCTTGATGACCGGCAACGAACCGCTACTCTTTTCCCTGCAACCCCACACGCAGTACGGTGAGAAGATCGCAGCCGCACTGGGCATCGCGCTGTGCGACTACGAAGATCGCAGGTTCGAGGACGGTGAGCATAAAGCCCGGCCGCTCGTCAGCGTTCGCGGGCGGGACGTCTATGTGCTCCAGTCCCTCTACGGCGAGCCGCGTGAAAGCCCCGACGACAAGCTCTGCCGCCTGCTCTTCTTCATCGGCACGCTGAAGGACGCCGCGGCCGCGAGCGTCACCGCCGTCGTCCCCTATCTCGCCTATGCCCGGAAAGATCGAAGAACGCAGGCGCGGGATCCGATCACCATCCAGTATGTGGCCCGGCTGTTCGAAGCCGTCGGCACTGACCGCATCGTCACGCTGGAGGTACACAATCTGGCGGCCTACCAGAACGCCTTCCGCTGCCGGACGGAACACCTCGACTGCCGCCATCTCTTCATCCGGCATCTCCTTCCTTTGCTCGTCGAGACGGGGGCGGCTGTCGTTTCCCCCGATGCGGGCGGCGTGAAACGGGCGGAACTGTTCCGTACGGCGCTCGCCGCTGCGCTCGGACGGCCGATACCGCTGGCATTCATGGAAAAGCAGCGCGCGTTGGGGGTCGTCTCCGGTGAGTTGCTTACCGGGGACGTTGCGGGACGGGCCGCAATCATCATCGACGACCTGATCAGCACCGGCACGACGATGCTGCGCGCCGCGCGCGCCTGCCGAAATGCGGGGGCGGGCGCGGTCTACGCGGTCGCCACGCACGGCCTGTTTGTCGGGGATGCAGGAAGGGTTCTCGACGACCCACTGTTTGATGCGGTGGTCGTGACGGACACGGTGCCTGCGTTCCGATTGCCTGAGGATCTCGTGCGCCGAAAACTGACGGTGCTGTCCACGGCGCCCCTGGTCGGAGAGGCCATCCGCCGGATCAACGCGAACGGCTCGATCATCGAGTTGCTGTCCGATCCTGCGCTGCCCGCGTTCGACGTCTAACCGTCAGCGAGATGATCGGCATACCGCCCGGCCAGATCGACATAGGCGGCAGTACGGCCGATCCAGTGCTCGACCGTCCGGGCGCCGGGTTCCGCCATATGCCACACGCAGAGCTTGCCCCGCAGCAATGCCCGATAGGCCTTGTAGAACCAGACGAGCTGTGGGTGCACACGCTCGCCCGCTCCCTGCTGATACCGGGCGAGCACGGCCTCACCCAGCCACGCGGCGCCCAGCCGTTCGCATTCCATCGCGAAATAGGCGAGTTCATCAAGCGGGTCTAGGATGCGCAAACGCCTGTCGAACTCCAGACAGTCGATGATCGCAGGGCGATGTGCGAGATAGACGTGCTCGGGCCGAAGGTCCCCGTGACCTTCGCACAGTCGCCCCTCCGTCGCGCGTGCAGTCAGGAGGCCGGTCGCGCCGTCGACGAAGCCGAGCAGGATCGGGACCGCATGCTGCACCGCGGCAGCGAGTATCGGAACTCCGCCGATCACCTCGGCACTGGCGAGGATCTCTCCACGAAATCTGTCCCGGTAGCGATCCGCGGCCAACTCGACGCGGGGTTGGCGGCGGTAGAAGGCGAGGAGGATCTCGGCAAGTCGGATCGCGTCCGGGCGCGAAGCGCGCCGTCCGGCGACCGCCGCATCCAGCATGCGGCTGGCCTGCAACCGCTGCATCTTTACCAGCCAGTCGACGACCCGCCCCCTACCCGCCACCGACAGATCACCGTCAGAAAGTTCCGTCAGCGCGACCACGCCCAGATATACCCACGGCGCCAGCCTTCGATTGAGACGGACTTCTTCCCGGCAGTAGAACCGGCGGGCCTGGAGCGTGCTGAAGTCGAGAAACGGGTAGTGAACCGGCTTTTTCAGCTTGAATGCGTGGCGAGGCGTGAGGAAGACCCATGACATGTGGGTTTCGATCGCCTCGACGTGCGTGGGAAGCTCCGGGTATGCACAAGGCCGTTTCAGACGTGCGACCTTCCGCCGGAGTTCTGCGTCAAGATCGGCCCGGCGACCACTATACATGCCTACTCACATGCGGAACCCGATCCTCTCCACGCACCAGCTTCACATTTCCATCGACGGCTCGAGTGCGCGGTCCTTCTTGACCTCCGGAACCTCTGTCATGGTGGCCTCCGTAAGAAGCAGGACGCTTGCGGCGGACACCGCGTTTTCCAGGCTTATGCGCACCACCTTTGTGGGATCGACGATGCCTGCCTCGATTAGGTCGACATATTCTTTCCGGGCGGCATCGAAACCATAATTTCCTTCACCGGCCAGCATCCGGGCGACCACGACGCCACCGTCCACGGCCGAATTCTCCGCGATCTGCCGCGCGGGAGCTTCGAGAGCGCTCTTCAGGATCCGGACGCCCGTCCGCACGTCGCCGTCGCATCCGGCCTCTTCCCGTGAGACCGGCTCGATGCAGCGCAACAGTGCGAGCCCTCCGCCGGGCACGATGCCTTCCGCCATTGCGGCCTTCGTAGCGCTGATCGCATCGTCGAGTGCCTCCTTCTTGGATTTCATCTCGGCCTCGGACGGTGCACCGACGCGGATCACGGCTACGCCCCCAGACAGCTTCGCCAACCGCTCCTGCAGCTTCTCCTTGTCATACTCTGACGTCGTCTCGTCGATCTGTCGCCGGATCTGGCCGCAGCGCGCGCGAACGTCCTGCGCGTCTCCGGCGCCGCCGACGATGATCGTGTCCTCCTTGGTGATGATCAGCCGCTTTGCGCGCCCCAACATCTCCAGCGTCATGTTTTCGAGTTTCATACCGAGATCGGCTGAAACGACCTGCCCGTGCGTCAGGATCGCGATATCCTCGAGCATGGCTCGACGGCGGTCACCGAAACCCGGCGCCTTGACGGCGGCGACCTTCAGGCCGCCACGCAGCTTGTTCACCACCAGCGTGGCGAGGGCCTCGCCCTCGACATCCTCGGCCACGACCAGCAGCGGCCGGCCGGACTGGATGACCTGCTCCAGGAGCGGGACGAGCGATTGTAGCCCCGCCAGCTTCTGTTCGTGAATCAGTATGAACGCGTCTTCGAGTTCAGCGACCATCTTCTCGACGTTCGTGACGAAGTACGGCGAGATGTAGCCGCGGTCGAACTTCATTCCCTCCACGACTTCGAGGGTCGTCTCGGTGGTCTTGGACTCTTCCACGGTGATCACGCCTTCCCCGCCGACCTTTTCCGTCGCCTCGGCGACCAACTCGCCTATGGCGGGATCGTTATGCGCGGAGATCGTAGCGACCTGCGCTCGGGCCTTGCGCGTCTCGACGGGCCGTGACATCGCCTCCAGGGCGCCCACCGCCGCCTTCAGTCCAAGGTCCAGACCCCGCTTCACGTCGATCGCGCTGGCGCCGGCGACGACGTTGCGCACGCCTTGCGCGAAGATCGCGTGCGCGAGCACCGTGGCGCTGCTCGTACCGTCGCCGACGCTGTCGCCGGTCTTTTCCGCGGCCTGGCGCAGAACCTGTGCCCCGAGATTCTCCTCGGGGTCTTTCAGTTCGAACTCCTTCGCGATCGTGACGCCGTCGTTACAGACGATCGGCCCACCCCAGCCCTTCTGGATGAGCACCGACTTCGATTTCGGGCCAAGAGTGACACGCACAGCGTCGGTCAGCATGGTCGCACCGCGAAGGATTTTCTCGCGGGCGGCGGAACCGAAGAGCACTTGCTTGGGGATCATATCAGTCACCACATTCAGCGTCCGAGTCCCGCATCTCATAGACGAACATGAACCGCACCCGCTTGACGTAGATCAACTCGGTTTTCTGCCGGACCTCTTATAATATGATTGGGTGGTGCGGCGCCGTGCTAAACGAGAACCGAAGCGGCATTGGAGAGAGCCGTGAGGCGCATGGGTAGCGACCTTCCGATTCCGGTTGCTGGAGGCGGGTTCGGTCCCGGTTGCCCACCATGACGGCCGAGTACATGTTCCGCGACCGCAGTGATGCCGGTCGGCAGCTGGCCGCTCACCTTCTGCGCTACGCGGACACTCACCCGGTCGTGCTCGCTCTACCCCGCGGTGGAGTACCCGTGGCCTTCGAAGTGGCGAAAGTCCTGAAGGCTCCGCTCGATCTCGTTCTGGTTCGGAAGATCGGTGCTCCCGGGCAACCTGAATTAGCGGTGGGAGCGGTAGCCGAAGGCCCCGAGGAGCAGATCTTCATCAACCCCTTTTTTGCCGGAACCGACCTTCTGATGCCTCGCTACATCGAGGATGAACGTGCGCACCAAATGCAGGAAATCGAGCGGCGGCGCGCGATGTACCTGAACGGGCGTGACCGGGCCGAGGTTGCCGGCCACACTGCGATCGTCGTCGACGACGGCATCGCGACTGGTGCTACGATGCGCGCCGCCCTCCGGGCAGTGCGGCACCGGGCGCCACGCCGGCTCGTGCTTGCGGTGCCGGTCGGCCCTTCGGACACCCTCGACATGATGCGGCTCGAGGCCGACGATATTGTCTGCGTCGCCACCCCGGAGTCGTTCCATGCCGTCGGTGAATTCTACCGAGATTTCCATCAGGTGGCGGATGAGGAAGTTAGGGACCTTCTGCAACGTAGCGATGTGTTGCTCGATCCGTCCCGGCGTTGAGGCGATTTCGCTCGTCCACGGCGTCCGCAAGGCGGCGCAGCCGCTCGTCCACCTCGATCTGGTAGGTCGCCGCGGCTTCCAAGCGGTACAGCGGTTCGGGTAGTTGCGCGAGTGCGTCGGCGACCCGCCTCCGCAGTTCGTCCAGGCTGGGTGATGGTGCGGTACGCCTGCCGTCGCGCATGACGGTCTGCAGGAGCGGCGTTCCCGTGCGGCCGCCCTCGTCCGTGGTCAGGAGATCGGATCGCATGCGCCGCTCCGCATCGAAGCTGCGGTAGACCTGCTTCCTGCCTGGCCAGGTCGCCTTGCCCGCCGAACGCTTGCGCCGCGCGATCCCGGCATACTCCTGGAGCTTGTATGCGCAATCGAGCGCCGGCGCGTCGCTGGCGGTCGTCAGGCTGGTGCCGATCCCATAGACGTCGATCGGCGCGTCCGCCGCGGTCAGGTGCTGCAGCGAATTCTCGTCGAGACCGCCGCTCGCCACGATCGACACCTCCCGAAGACCCGCCGCGTCGAGAATCTTGCGCACGCGGCAGGCCATCTCTCCGAGGTCTCCGCTGTCGATGCGCACGCCGGCCACGCGGATGCCTCTTTCGGCGAGCCGCGGCGCCAAGGACGCCACGGTCCTGGCGCCTGCCTCCGTGTCGTAGGTGTCTATCAGCAACACCACCCGGTCCGGACGCGAGCGTGCGAAATGTTCGAAGGCTTCGATCTCGCTCTCGTGCGCCTGCACGAAGGAGTGGGCCATTGTTCCATGCAGAGGTATCTCGAACAGGCGACCGGCCGCCACGGTCGCCGTGCCGGCAAACCCCGCGACATAGGCGGCACGGGCAGCCAGCAGCCCCGCCTCCTCGCCATGTGCCCTTCGGAAGCCGAAGTCGATGAGTTGCTTGCCTGGCGCTGCGAGGATCATGCGGGCCGCCTTCGAGGCCACTACCGTCTGGAAATGGATGAGATTCAGCAGCCGGCTCTCGACGAACTGGGCTTCGGCCAGCGGTGCCACGACCTGGATGACCGGCTCGTCGGCGAAACAGATCGTCCCCTCCGGCATTGCTCGGACATCGCCGGAGAAGCGAAAGCCCACAAGATTGTCCAGGAACGCACTGCTGAAGTGCCCGGACTGGCGCAGCCAGGCAATCTCGCCTTCCGAGAAGCGGAGCATCTCCAGATAGTCAAGCACCTGCTCCAGACCCGCCGTGACGAGGAAGCCGCGGGTCGGAGGAAGCTTCCGGAAAAAAAACTCGAACACCGCCGGCTCGGCCATCCCGTTCTCGAGATATGCCTGCATCATGTTGAATTGATACAGGTCCGTCAGAAGGCCCGGCGAGGTGCAAAGCTGGCGCATCGTTCCATCCCACGGAGGTTCCGTGTCATCCGCGCGCGGCCGAGCGACCCGTACACCTCCGCGTTGGTGATCGGTCCCACTCTCCGGTGCCGGGTTGACCGGCGCTGCTACTGATCTCCGGCCGAACGCCGGTGTCCGCCAGTCGGTTCGACTGTTGTTGCCTGGCTCCCGTGCAGGCTCTCGCCCTCGGCGATGACCAGACGTACCTCCCGACCCGGCGCGAGCAGGTCGTAGCCGTCGCCGATGACACTGTTGCGGTGGAAGTAGACCTCCTGTCCGTCGCTCGTCTCGATGAAGCCATAGTCGGGGAACATCCGGACGATCTTTCCGGACATTTGTTCCGCGTGTGACTTCACGTCGCCCCTCGTGCGGCGCGCATGATCCTCGAGTTGCCGCGCCGCGGCGTCGAAAGCATCGCGGATTGCCACGTAGACATCCTCGTGAGAATGGTCCTTCCGATGCTCCCGATCGACAGCGATCTCCCCGCCGGGAACGGTGATGTCGATCGCCACTCGATAGAGCTCGCCTTGCCGCTGATGCCGGTGCGGTGCCTCGACAACGACATGACATCGCATGATTCGGTTGAAGAAGCGCTCCAGTTTGGCAGCCTTCGCTTGTATGCGCGCCTCGACAGCCGGCGAGGAGTCCATGTTCTTGAACGTAATTTGCAAGGGCATCTGCATGGTCGCTGGTCCTTCTGCCGAAGTCGCGCGCGGCGCTTCACAGCCCCGTCGCCACCGCGATTGCTCTGACGGCTCGCTTCTCACCTGTTCGGCGTTCAGGCAATGATACTTGGCGCCCTTTCCGCCGCGCGGCAAATGAGACAGATCAAATGCAGCGGGATTCTGCGTCGTCAGCAGATCCGCGGCAGCTGTTCGCCGCTCAACAGATCGATGATCCTGGTCGACCCGATGGAACTGCGCATCAGCACTCTGGCCGTGCCGCGTTCGCCGACACGGCCGATCACGGCACCTGATCGTCCGAGCGGGTGGGAGCGTATTCCCGCAAGTGCTGCCGAAGCCTGTCCGGGCGGTATGACGAACAGCATGCGTCCTTCGCAGGCGACGTAGAGCGGATCCAACCCCAGCAACTCGCAAGCGCCCTGTACCTGCGGCTCCACCGGAACCGCCGGCTCGTCGAGCTCGATCGTGCACTGCGCCATTTCGGCGATCTCGACCAGCGCGGTCGCCGCGCCGCCACGTGTCGGATCGCGCATGCAGCGCAACTCGATGCCGGCGTCGAGCAGCGCCTGGACGAGATCCC
This genomic window contains:
- a CDS encoding nicotinate phosphoribosyltransferase — translated: MRQLCTSPGLLTDLYQFNMMQAYLENGMAEPAVFEFFFRKLPPTRGFLVTAGLEQVLDYLEMLRFSEGEIAWLRQSGHFSSAFLDNLVGFRFSGDVRAMPEGTICFADEPVIQVVAPLAEAQFVESRLLNLIHFQTVVASKAARMILAAPGKQLIDFGFRRAHGEEAGLLAARAAYVAGFAGTATVAAGRLFEIPLHGTMAHSFVQAHESEIEAFEHFARSRPDRVVLLIDTYDTEAGARTVASLAPRLAERGIRVAGVRIDSGDLGEMACRVRKILDAAGLREVSIVASGGLDENSLQHLTAADAPIDVYGIGTSLTTASDAPALDCAYKLQEYAGIARRKRSAGKATWPGRKQVYRSFDAERRMRSDLLTTDEGGRTGTPLLQTVMRDGRRTAPSPSLDELRRRVADALAQLPEPLYRLEAAATYQIEVDERLRRLADAVDERNRLNAGTDRATHRYVAEGP
- the prs gene encoding ribose-phosphate diphosphokinase; translation: MTGNEPLLFSLQPHTQYGEKIAAALGIALCDYEDRRFEDGEHKARPLVSVRGRDVYVLQSLYGEPRESPDDKLCRLLFFIGTLKDAAAASVTAVVPYLAYARKDRRTQARDPITIQYVARLFEAVGTDRIVTLEVHNLAAYQNAFRCRTEHLDCRHLFIRHLLPLLVETGAAVVSPDAGGVKRAELFRTALAAALGRPIPLAFMEKQRALGVVSGELLTGDVAGRAAIIIDDLISTGTTMLRAARACRNAGAGAVYAVATHGLFVGDAGRVLDDPLFDAVVVTDTVPAFRLPEDLVRRKLTVLSTAPLVGEAIRRINANGSIIELLSDPALPAFDV
- the raiA gene encoding ribosome-associated translation inhibitor RaiA, giving the protein MQMPLQITFKNMDSSPAVEARIQAKAAKLERFFNRIMRCHVVVEAPHRHQRQGELYRVAIDITVPGGEIAVDREHRKDHSHEDVYVAIRDAFDAAARQLEDHARRTRGDVKSHAEQMSGKIVRMFPDYGFIETSDGQEVYFHRNSVIGDGYDLLAPGREVRLVIAEGESLHGSQATTVEPTGGHRRSAGDQ
- a CDS encoding phosphoribosyltransferase, giving the protein MTAEYMFRDRSDAGRQLAAHLLRYADTHPVVLALPRGGVPVAFEVAKVLKAPLDLVLVRKIGAPGQPELAVGAVAEGPEEQIFINPFFAGTDLLMPRYIEDERAHQMQEIERRRAMYLNGRDRAEVAGHTAIVVDDGIATGATMRAALRAVRHRAPRRLVLAVPVGPSDTLDMMRLEADDIVCVATPESFHAVGEFYRDFHQVADEEVRDLLQRSDVLLDPSRR
- the groL gene encoding chaperonin GroEL (60 kDa chaperone family; promotes refolding of misfolded polypeptides especially under stressful conditions; forms two stacked rings of heptamers to form a barrel-shaped 14mer; ends can be capped by GroES; misfolded proteins enter the barrel where they are refolded when GroES binds), encoding MIPKQVLFGSAAREKILRGATMLTDAVRVTLGPKSKSVLIQKGWGGPIVCNDGVTIAKEFELKDPEENLGAQVLRQAAEKTGDSVGDGTSSATVLAHAIFAQGVRNVVAGASAIDVKRGLDLGLKAAVGALEAMSRPVETRKARAQVATISAHNDPAIGELVAEATEKVGGEGVITVEESKTTETTLEVVEGMKFDRGYISPYFVTNVEKMVAELEDAFILIHEQKLAGLQSLVPLLEQVIQSGRPLLVVAEDVEGEALATLVVNKLRGGLKVAAVKAPGFGDRRRAMLEDIAILTHGQVVSADLGMKLENMTLEMLGRAKRLIITKEDTIIVGGAGDAQDVRARCGQIRRQIDETTSEYDKEKLQERLAKLSGGVAVIRVGAPSEAEMKSKKEALDDAISATKAAMAEGIVPGGGLALLRCIEPVSREEAGCDGDVRTGVRILKSALEAPARQIAENSAVDGGVVVARMLAGEGNYGFDAARKEYVDLIEAGIVDPTKVVRISLENAVSAASVLLLTEATMTEVPEVKKDRALEPSMEM
- a CDS encoding DUF2267 domain-containing protein; this encodes MSTTGLPVFDTTVQQTNLWLKALMEQVGTNDRHLAYGILRASLHALRDRLGPENAVHLAAQLPMLLRGLYYEGWRPSKTPTRERSVDAFLQHVCRELPQLSVPDIETGVRAVFTLLWQRIDPEEMGKIVLILPQGLRDLAGTPSEAGPAPVS